The proteins below are encoded in one region of Bacillota bacterium:
- a CDS encoding NAD(P)H-dependent oxidoreductase subunit E — protein MACEECKCATEITPEQFEALDEIIAKYKGERGTLIPCLHEAQELIGFLPLSVQERVAKGLDIPLADVYSVVTFYALFSTKPKGKHQIGVCLGTACYVRGAESVLKKVEETIGVGPGDTTPDGKFSLQVMRCMGACGLGPVMTVGEDIYARLKPDKVAEILKKYS, from the coding sequence ATGGCTTGCGAAGAGTGCAAGTGCGCAACCGAGATCACGCCGGAACAGTTCGAGGCCTTGGATGAGATCATCGCCAAGTACAAAGGTGAGCGAGGTACCCTCATTCCTTGCCTGCACGAGGCCCAGGAGCTCATCGGTTTCCTTCCGTTGAGCGTGCAGGAACGAGTGGCAAAAGGGTTGGACATTCCGCTCGCCGATGTCTACAGCGTTGTGACCTTCTACGCGCTGTTCTCGACTAAGCCCAAGGGCAAGCACCAGATAGGGGTGTGCCTTGGCACAGCCTGCTACGTCAGGGGCGCAGAGAGTGTACTCAAGAAGGTCGAGGAGACCATAGGCGTGGGCCCGGGGGATACCACTCCGGACGGCAAGTTCTCGCTCCAGGTCATGCGGTGCATGGGGGCATGCGGTCTCGGCCCGGTCATGACAGTGGGTGAGGACATCTACGCCAGGCTCAAGCCTGACAAAGTCGCTGAGATCCTCAAGAAGTACTCGTAA
- a CDS encoding sigma 54-interacting transcriptional regulator, which translates to MVEAVIDSESRCGKCYSCVVACPVRAVTITDTACRTLNDRCVGCGACASACLHGARTVVNHEERMEKALRGGGAYALLSPAFPGAFPDHEVAKIIGAVRSLGFVSVWDASFGADLISPSYARTSRLERGETHNGARLPAIGSTCPAVVSLVERYYPDLVPHLVPVVSPMLAASRLARQHGATSIVFIGPCPAYKLEAGGEHGRVPEGAPDAVMTFSELSHVLSSRGVCVNEAEPAGLDGPFSGAGRVLELPGGAAIGLGLGIDPCGSGVLTVEGAEECLRAVQAISRREIHARLVLMSFCHGCVAGSGFPAGSGIWQRWRAVADYARGRAARWGSGGNRLDDMRVSDLEAPDISREFCAKPVSSACPGPAHRQIVQAMGREVAKAHVRCEELDWIVDSSFDGICVVDGEGTVLRVNPAWIGLAGPVQVQEEVEGKCITDLGASFPVEAIQKALADRQRQNLVWEARGGRRVLISAVPMLDEVGGVRRVVATARDLTEFARRKRVHPQSGGFVPSDSDSSDMVAYSQAMEHVLELVHKVSHVGSTVLITGESGVGKEVVARYIHRTGERAGGPFVKINCGAIPETLLESELFGYETGAFTGAKREGKPGLMELAAGGTLFLDEISEIPMGIQVKLLQVLQEKRFVRVGGTRQIGVDARIIAATNRDLVQMVKDGLFRADLFYRLNVIPIAIPPLRERAGDIPPLIHHFLAKWNRKYGRDREISRAAREMLQRYSWPGNVRELENIIEFLVVTVDDPVIGHEHLPERIKFGRATAGAEVYVSSVVPLKDAVEEVERQLLQRASEANPSTYAIARALGVNQSTVVRKVKKYLGTRAGQRNA; encoded by the coding sequence ATGGTGGAAGCGGTGATCGACTCCGAGAGCAGGTGTGGCAAGTGTTACTCTTGTGTGGTCGCATGCCCGGTCAGGGCAGTCACGATCACCGACACCGCCTGCAGGACTCTGAACGATCGGTGCGTTGGCTGCGGGGCTTGCGCGTCTGCGTGCCTCCACGGCGCCCGCACTGTGGTAAACCACGAAGAGCGGATGGAGAAGGCGCTCAGGGGTGGAGGTGCATACGCACTTCTTTCGCCGGCCTTTCCTGGAGCATTTCCCGACCACGAAGTAGCGAAGATCATCGGGGCCGTTCGTTCACTCGGGTTTGTTTCGGTCTGGGACGCCTCATTTGGTGCAGACCTCATTTCTCCGAGTTACGCAAGAACGTCCAGACTGGAACGTGGAGAGACTCACAACGGCGCACGGCTTCCCGCCATAGGGTCGACGTGCCCGGCAGTAGTGTCTCTCGTGGAGAGGTACTATCCTGATCTTGTCCCGCACCTCGTTCCCGTCGTCTCCCCGATGCTTGCAGCATCCAGGCTAGCGCGGCAGCATGGCGCGACGTCGATCGTGTTCATCGGGCCGTGCCCAGCGTACAAACTGGAGGCTGGTGGGGAGCATGGGCGCGTACCTGAAGGGGCACCGGACGCGGTCATGACGTTTTCAGAATTGAGCCACGTATTGTCCTCTCGCGGGGTGTGTGTGAATGAAGCCGAGCCGGCCGGGCTAGACGGCCCCTTCTCTGGAGCGGGACGCGTTTTGGAGTTACCGGGCGGGGCGGCGATCGGGTTGGGCCTGGGTATCGATCCATGCGGGAGCGGAGTCTTGACCGTCGAAGGGGCGGAGGAGTGCCTCCGAGCGGTCCAAGCCATCTCCAGGCGGGAGATCCACGCGAGATTGGTTCTCATGTCTTTCTGCCATGGCTGCGTAGCTGGGTCTGGGTTTCCTGCCGGCTCAGGGATATGGCAGAGATGGCGGGCAGTTGCCGATTACGCCCGAGGGCGTGCTGCACGATGGGGGTCCGGGGGCAACAGGCTGGATGATATGCGAGTGTCTGACCTTGAGGCACCTGACATATCAAGGGAGTTCTGCGCGAAGCCTGTGTCTTCGGCTTGTCCGGGGCCTGCGCACAGACAGATAGTGCAGGCGATGGGACGGGAGGTTGCGAAAGCGCATGTCCGCTGCGAGGAACTCGATTGGATCGTGGATTCCTCGTTCGACGGGATTTGTGTTGTGGATGGTGAGGGCACTGTCCTGCGCGTGAATCCTGCATGGATCGGGTTGGCCGGCCCAGTGCAGGTGCAGGAGGAAGTGGAGGGAAAGTGCATCACGGACCTGGGCGCTTCGTTCCCGGTTGAAGCGATTCAGAAAGCGCTCGCGGACAGGCAGAGGCAGAACCTGGTCTGGGAGGCACGGGGCGGACGTAGAGTCCTGATCTCTGCCGTCCCAATGCTGGACGAGGTGGGTGGGGTTCGAAGGGTAGTTGCGACCGCGAGGGACCTTACCGAATTCGCCAGGAGGAAGCGGGTTCATCCTCAGTCTGGGGGGTTCGTCCCGTCGGACTCGGATTCTAGCGACATGGTTGCATATAGTCAGGCCATGGAGCACGTGTTGGAGCTGGTCCACAAAGTCTCTCATGTAGGATCGACAGTCCTTATCACCGGCGAGTCGGGGGTGGGCAAGGAGGTAGTCGCGCGCTACATCCACAGAACCGGCGAGAGGGCTGGTGGGCCGTTTGTGAAGATCAACTGCGGCGCGATTCCCGAGACCCTCCTCGAATCCGAGCTGTTTGGATACGAGACCGGTGCGTTCACCGGCGCCAAGAGAGAGGGGAAGCCCGGTCTGATGGAGCTGGCCGCAGGCGGCACTCTCTTCCTCGACGAAATATCGGAGATCCCCATGGGGATTCAGGTGAAACTCCTTCAGGTGCTGCAGGAGAAGCGGTTTGTCCGCGTCGGGGGGACCAGGCAGATCGGCGTGGATGCTAGGATAATCGCGGCCACCAACCGCGACCTTGTGCAAATGGTCAAGGATGGGCTGTTCCGGGCAGACCTCTTCTACCGCCTCAATGTGATCCCAATAGCCATCCCACCCCTCCGGGAAAGGGCCGGAGACATACCGCCTCTGATCCATCACTTCCTTGCCAAGTGGAACAGGAAGTACGGGCGGGACCGCGAGATTTCGCGGGCGGCCAGGGAAATGCTCCAGCGGTACTCATGGCCAGGGAACGTACGCGAACTTGAGAACATCATAGAATTCCTGGTGGTCACGGTGGACGACCCGGTGATCGGCCATGAGCACCTTCCGGAACGTATCAAGTTCGGCCGCGCTACAGCGGGCGCAGAGGTGTACGTGAGCAGTGTGGTTCCGCTCAAGGACGCCGTGGAGGAAGTGGAGAGACAGCTGCTTCAGAGAGCATCCGAGGCCAATCCGAGCACGTATGCAATAGCTCGGGCCCTGGGGGTCAATCAGTCCACGGTGGTGCGGAAGGTGAAGAAGTACCTGGGAACCCGTGCGGGCCAGCGTAATGCGTAG
- a CDS encoding Gfo/Idh/MocA family oxidoreductase, with protein MGKPKAAVIGYGNVGRAAAQAVLASPDIELAGVVRRQPASARVMAEGGVEIPVTDDIRRLGRVDVAIVCAPTRRVGEYEEALLETGVNTVDSFD; from the coding sequence ATGGGCAAACCTAAAGCAGCAGTAATCGGGTACGGGAATGTGGGACGGGCTGCGGCTCAAGCAGTTCTCGCATCACCTGACATCGAGCTCGCCGGGGTGGTGCGCAGGCAACCCGCCTCGGCTCGAGTGATGGCAGAAGGCGGCGTGGAGATTCCGGTCACAGACGACATACGAAGGCTCGGCCGGGTGGACGTGGCCATTGTGTGCGCGCCAACCCGCCGGGTCGGTGAGTACGAGGAGGCACTCCTCGAGACTGGTGTGAACACTGTCGATAGCTTCGACA
- a CDS encoding diaminopimelate dehydrogenase, producing RSRPSRLSPWNLRERLAPRAQAGRAAAIIAAGWDPGTDSIVRALMEVLAPKGITYTNFGPGMSMGHSVAVRAIPGVRDAISLTIPAGYGVHRRLVYVELDGTHSFAEVESKIKADPYFIHDDTRVTQVESIDNLKDAGHGVVMERKGTAGMSPNQLLKWEMRVDNPSLTGQVMVGAARASLVREPGVYTLLEIPIADMLPGSLEEKVKRLV from the coding sequence ATCGCAGCCGCCCGTCCCGCCTGAGCCCGTGGAACCTCCGAGAGCGGCTGGCTCCACGGGCTCAGGCGGGACGGGCGGCTGCGATCATCGCCGCCGGATGGGACCCGGGCACTGACTCAATTGTGCGAGCGCTGATGGAAGTTCTGGCTCCGAAGGGCATCACCTATACAAACTTCGGCCCCGGCATGAGCATGGGCCATTCAGTCGCGGTCCGGGCAATACCGGGAGTGCGCGACGCCATCTCCCTCACCATCCCAGCAGGCTACGGCGTCCACAGAAGGCTTGTCTACGTCGAACTGGATGGAACTCACTCGTTTGCCGAGGTAGAGTCCAAGATCAAGGCCGATCCGTATTTCATCCACGACGACACCAGGGTCACGCAGGTAGAATCGATTGACAATCTGAAAGATGCGGGACATGGAGTAGTCATGGAGCGGAAGGGGACTGCTGGAATGAGCCCGAATCAGCTGTTGAAGTGGGAGATGAGGGTGGACAACCCGAGTCTCACGGGCCAGGTAATGGTGGGGGCGGCGCGGGCCAGTCTCGTGAGAGAGCCCGGCGTATACACACTCCTTGAGATCCCAATCGCGGACATGTTGCCAGGAAGCCTGGAGGAGAAGGTCAAGCGGCTGGTCTAG
- a CDS encoding GGDEF domain-containing protein, giving the protein TQSYLLNTYGEEERELLAIIASSAGTALENARLYQAAREMSLTDVLTGLGNYRFFCEAMEREIERAKRHKTALSLLMLDSDSLKHINDRYGHANGDRHLVELAAAISSVIRKSDIPARYAGDEFMVILPNTTMKEGLALAERLRAKIEESALVIDGVPVTTTISIGITSFPEFGTTLDELVSSVDAAMYTAKRHGKNRVAMAS; this is encoded by the coding sequence AACTCAGAGTTATCTGCTGAATACCTACGGCGAGGAAGAACGCGAACTCCTCGCGATCATTGCGTCGTCGGCAGGGACCGCTCTTGAGAACGCCAGGCTCTATCAGGCAGCCCGTGAGATGTCCCTCACTGACGTCCTGACCGGCCTGGGGAACTACCGGTTCTTCTGCGAAGCGATGGAGCGAGAGATAGAGCGGGCTAAACGACACAAGACCGCGCTTTCCTTGCTCATGCTTGATTCCGACAGCCTGAAACACATCAACGACCGGTACGGCCACGCGAACGGAGACAGGCACCTCGTAGAGCTTGCAGCCGCAATCAGCTCGGTCATCCGCAAGTCCGACATCCCGGCACGGTATGCAGGGGACGAATTCATGGTAATCCTCCCAAATACTACCATGAAAGAGGGTCTGGCCCTTGCGGAACGCCTTCGCGCCAAAATCGAGGAGTCGGCCCTGGTCATAGATGGTGTTCCAGTCACGACCACCATCAGCATAGGGATCACATCATTCCCCGAATTCGGCACTACCCTCGATGAACTGGTTAGTTCTGTCGACGCCGCCATGTACACGGCGAAGCGACACGGCAAGAACCGTGTCGCTATGGCTTCCTGA